In the Theobroma cacao cultivar B97-61/B2 chromosome 1, Criollo_cocoa_genome_V2, whole genome shotgun sequence genome, one interval contains:
- the LOC18613989 gene encoding non-specific lipid-transfer protein A: MAVSINFLAMLVLLMLSALATAETSLLAPSCADVTKAVAPCLNFLKGKGGADPSQACCDGARDLAKEARTKNDRQAICECLKTALGKVGSYDASRVPLIAKKCNVDINIPPINDKTDCSKAVSSIMPKSL; the protein is encoded by the exons ATGGCTGTCTCAATCAACTTTCTGGCCATGCTTGTTTTACTTATGTTATCAGCCTTGGCTACTGCAGAAACTTCACTACTTGCACCTTCATGCGCTGATGTTACCAAAGCAGTAGCCCCGTGCCTCAACTTCCTGAAAGGCAAAGGTGGTGCAGACCCATCCCAGGCATGTTGTGATGGTGCTAGAGACCTCGCTAAAGAAGCAAGGACCAAAAATGATCGACAAGCAATCTGCGAGTGCCTTAAAACAGCATTAGGAAAAGTTGGCTCTTATGACGCCTCCCGAGTCCCTCTAATTGCCAAGAAATGCAATGTCGATATTAATATTCCTCCAATTAATGACAAAACAGATTGTTCCAA GGCTGTCTCTAGTATCATGCCAAAAAGTCTTTGA
- the LOC18613988 gene encoding beclin-1-like protein: MKKEDIPDKGRSFPEDPNLPKWVCQNCHNSLCMVGVDSYVDKFPNDSSRSAMQGSLTHGASSVLGSTRMDNSFVVLPKQKPQAQGIPPRPRGGPGQPDAGHPGKAMEESFVVVYKSESASDGGGAHLPLSEGGPNSPLQPNNSGFHSTITVLKRAFEIATTQTQVEQPLCLECMRVLSDKLDKEVGDVTRDIEAYEACLQRLEGEPQEILSEADFRKEKLKIEEEERKLEAAIEEIEKQNAVVNAELKELEQKSNRVKELEERYWQEFNNFQFQLIAHQEERDAILAKTEVSQAHLELLKRTNVLNDAFPIWHDGEFGTINNFRLGRLPKIPVEWDEINAAWGQACLLLHTMCQYFWPKFHYRIKIIPMGSYPRIKDSNNNTYELFGPVNLFWSTRYDKAMTLFLTCLKDFAEFANSKDQENNIPPEKRFNLPYKIENDRVENYSITQSFNKQENWTKALKYTLCNLKWALYWFIGSTNFQPLSAIVSSATEVSAAGSLYAKRGPDPKYVARKPSNSR, encoded by the exons atgaagaaagaagataTACCCGATAAAGGTCGGAGTTTCCCGGAGGATCCGAATCTCCCTAAATGGGTCTGCCAGAACTGTCACAACTCCCTTTGCATGGTCGGCGTCGATTCATACGTCGACAAGTTCCCAAACGACTCCTCTCGCTCCG CAATGCAGGGGTCTTTAACTCATGGAGCTAGCAGTGTGCTGGGTTCAACTCGTATGGACAACTCTTTTGTTGTGCTGCCAAAGCAAAAGCCCCAAGCACAAGGGATCCCTCCCCGTCCTCGTGGTGGGCCTGGACAGCCTGATGCTGGCCACCCTGGGAAGGCTATGGAAGAATCATTTGTGGTGGTGTATAAGTCGGAGTCTGCTTCTGATGGAGGTGGGGCACATTTACCATTGTCAGAAGGTGGACCAAACAGTCCTTTGCAGCCGAACAACTCTGGATTTCACTCGACTATTACTGTCCTGAAACGTGCATTTGAGATTGCCACGACTCAGACACAG GTTGAGCAACCATTATGCCTTGAATGCATGAGGGTGTTGTCTGACAAACTTGACAAGGAGGTTGGGGATGTGACTAGGGACATTGAAGCATATGAAGCCTGTCTTCAGCGCTTGGAGGGGGAGCCGCAAGAAATTCTCAGTGAGGCTGATTTTCGTAAGGAGAAATTAAAG attgaggaagaagaaagaaaacttgAAGCAGCAAttgaagaaatagaaaaacagAATGCCGTAGTAAATGCTGAACTAAAAGAATTAGAGCAAAAATCAAACCGTGTCAAAGAATTGGAGGAGAG GTATTGGCAGGAGTTTAACAACTTTCAGTTTCAATTAATTGCACATCAG GAAGAGAGAGATGCAATTTTGGCGAAGACTGAAGTTTCACAAGCACATTTAGAGTTGTTAAAGCGAACTAACGTGCTCAATGATGCTTTCCCAATCTGGCATGATGGAGAATTTGGAACTATAAACAATTTTCGTCTTGGACGACTGCCTAAAATTCCA GTTGAGTGGGATGAAATAAATGCTGCCTGGGGCCAAGCTTGCCTCCTTCTTCATACAATGTGTCAATACTTCTGGCCAAAGTTTCA CTAtcggataaaaataattcccATGGGAAGCTACCCTCGGATAAAGGACAGCAACAACAATACATATGAGTT GTTTGGtccagtgaacttgttctggAGTACAAGGTATGACAAAGCAATGACACTATTCTTGACATGCCTTAAGGACTTTGCTGAGTTTGCAAATTCCAAGGATCAAGAAAACAACATTCCACCTGAGAAACGCTTCAACTTGCCCTATAA GATCGAGAATGACAGAGTGGAAAACTACTCCATCACACAAAGCTTCAATAAGCAAGAGAATTGGACCAAAGCTCTGAAGTATACCCTCTGCAATCTGAAGTGGGCTCTCTACTGGTTTATTGGAAGCACCAATTTCCAGCCCCTGTCTGCCATAGTTTCTTCGGCTACTGAAGTTTCAGCTGCGGGCTCTTTATATGCAAAACGTGGTCCTGATCCCAAATATGTAGCTCGAAAGCCATCAAATTCAAGATAG
- the LOC18613987 gene encoding protein SDE2 homolog, giving the protein MEDHRINGDNNNKNPRQLQLFVKLLNGETLSLQFPTPQVQVGSVKHRIHQITKIPINFQRLIRGHQLKDDAVISHPNATLNLSLRLLGGKGGFGSLLRGAATKAGQKKTSNFEACRDMSGRRLRHVNAEKRLEEWKAEEENRKLEKIAEEFMKKKAKTGKKGVGDGEAEKYVAKYREESARCVAVVEESVRAACRNQKRKAVLGGTDPKRLKIGMGKRKLNESDSDDSSEDEDDEENEKSVVLNNGNHSDSSKGTEGSSDSVAGGRHDGDFSGGVSSESGSEEEKEIVLQRTSESGGQDAPNVVNSMVEVEPEVYEEKTAQCANAACMEADVIAGSDAVQPEMEEHNGTKTEDQKEIVSQRLSVPVSVNGGVESKLIDEVNCLSNAKSEVHEETVVSGTNVAEPEKPLNFDDFNSPEEMQVLGLERLKSELQARGLKCGGTLQERAARLFLLKSIPLDKLPKKLLAKK; this is encoded by the exons ATGGAAGATCATCGAATCAATGGAGACAACAACAACAAGAACCCAAGGCAATTACAGCTCTTCGTTAAACTTCTCAATGGCGAAACCTTATCGCTCCAATTCCCGACCCCACAAGTCCAAGTCGGTTCCGTCAAGCACCGAATTCACCAAATTACCAAAATCCCAATCAATTTCCAGCGCCTGATCCGCGGCCATCAACTCAAGGACGATGCGGTGATATCCCACCCCAACGCCACCCTCAACCTATCCCTCCGTCTTCTTGGTGGCAAAGGAGGTTTCGGATCGCTGCTACGTGGCGCAGCCACAAAGGCCGGGCAAAAAAAGACGAGCAATTTCGAGGCGTGCCGGGACATGAGCGGAAGGAGGCTGAGGCATGTGAATGCGGAGAAGAGGTTGGAGGAGTGGAAGGCAGAGGAGGAGAATAGGAAGTTGGAGAAGATTGCGGAGGAGTTTATGAAGAAGAAGGCAAAAACTGGGAAAAAGGGGGTTGGAGATGGTGAGGCCGAGAAGTATGTCGCAAAATACAGGGAGGAGTCAGCGAGGTGCGTGGCGGTGGTTGAAGAGTCTGTTAGGGCAGCGTGCCGGAACCAAAAGCGGAAGGCTGTGCTAGGAGGAACTGACCCcaaaagattgaaaattgG GATGGGGAAGAGGAAATTGAATGAGAGTGATAGTGATGATAGCAGCGAGGATGAGGATGACGAGGAAAATGAGAAATCTGTAGTTTTGAACAATGGGAATCATTCAGATTCTAGTAAGGGAACTGAGGGGAGTTCTGATTCAGTTGCTGGGGGAAGACATGATGGAGATTTTTCCGGTGGAGTCTCAAGTGAGAGTGGTTCtgaggaagagaaagagattgTCCTGCAGCGAACTTCGGAATCTGGTGGGCAAGATGCTCCCAATGTAGTTAACAGCATGGTTGAAGTTGAACCAGAGGTTTATGAAGAGAAGACAGCACAGTGTGCAAATGCGGCCTGCATGGAGGCAGATGTGATTGCTGGAAGTGATGCCGTTCAACCTGAGATGGAGGAACATAATGGAACTAAAACTGAAGATCAGAAGGAAATAGTTAGTCAGCGTCTCAGTGTTCCAGTTTCAGTAAATGGAGGAGTTGAGAGCAAACTGATTGATGAAGTTAATTGTTTATCTAATGCGAAGTCAGAAGTTCATGAAGAAACAGTAGTTTCAGGTACTAATGTGGCAGAACCAGAAAAGCCATTGAACTTTGATGACTTCAATTCTCCGGAAGAGATGCAG GTTCTTGGATTGGAGAGGTTGAAATCTGAACTGCAGGCGCGTGGGCTAAAATGTGGGGGTACTTTGCAAGAGCGAGCTGCCCGGCTTTTCCTGCTAAAATCCATTCCTTTGGATAAGCTTCCAAAGAAGTTGCTTGCAAAGAAATGA
- the LOC18613985 gene encoding probable F-box protein At3g61730, with amino-acid sequence MRKRLKRTKGICSCTSPRCTDRSSFSWYEQDMWTYIARFLDGRSLVMLGAASKWFNSVIMQDCVWKFACLRDLQVPDPGHVAFSWAKLYASAVDGSHSYMFRQQEKHIDWMRIGAFSFESEVAFLSERLSAPVKIPKQKIVDEMLQSCGTCLLRKVKTGIWIADLQLVRCPVCDQEKCEGTMQMLDARHIELFLSQGYQDGSWDYELVGSHEIKKRVPGAYGSIFDFKYLTSKTAAGVFNYKSWIGRANDFQPKAIITLHAVAVNTNLLENQGILIKYHTMRAGAEGEIVSIRISQQLL; translated from the exons atgaGGAAGCGATTGAAGAGAACGAAGGGAATTTGCAGTTGCACATCTCCTCGTTGCACTGATCGCTCTTCCTTCAGTTG GTACGAGCAGGATATGTGGACATACATAGCCAGGTTTTTGGATGGAAGATCATTGGTGATGCTGGGAGCGGCGAGTAAATGGTTCAACAGCGTCATCATGCAAGACTGTGTATGGAAGTTCGCATGCCTGCGTGATCTTCAGGTTCCTGATCCTGGCCACGTGGCATTCAGTTGGGCCAAGCTCTACGCTTCAGCTGTTG ATGGGAGTCACTCTTACATGTTCCGCCAGCAGGAGAAACATATTG ACTGGATGCGCATTGGGGCGTTTTCTTTCGAATCAGAAGTAGCATTTCTGAGCGAAAGGCTGAGTGCACCTGTGAAaatcccaaaacaaaaaatcgtAGATGAGATGCTGCAGTCGTGCGGGACATGCCTGTTAAGGAAAGTCAAGACAGGAATCTGGATAGCTG ATCTACAGCTTGTTCGATGCCCCGTGTGTGACCAAGAAAAATGTGAAG GGACAATGCAGATGTTGGATGCCAGGCACATTGAGCTGTTCCTTAGTCAGGGGTACCAGGATGGAAGTTGGGACTATGAGCTTGTTGGATCTCATGAAATCAAAAAAAGAGTACCAGGAGCTTATGGGTCCATTTTTGACTTCAAATACCTCACAAGCAAGACAGCAGCag GGGTCTTCAATTATAAGTCATGGATAGGACGAGCCAATGACTTTCAACCAAAAGCTATAATTACTCTTCATGCAGTTGCAGTCAACACCAATTTACTAGAAAATCAAG GAATTCTAATAAAGTACCATACCATGAGAGCAGGAGCTGAAGGAGAAATTGTTTCGATTAGAATCTCTCAGCAGCTTCTATGA
- the LOC18613991 gene encoding putative cyclic nucleotide-gated ion channel 13, whose translation MNFRRDKFVRFQDWSSDDGSFAEKVRPSFNAVMGGLRRGFEKGFERIRSLKKPISFRSWGNKPTKKRALGSRKSILNPQGQFLQNWNKIFLLSCTIALALDPLFFYIPVMDGKRKCLNLDEKLEITACVLRTFMDAFYILHIIFQFRTAFIAPSSRVFGRGELIEDRWAIAKRYLSKNFIIDILAILPFPQMVILIIIPTLKGPISLVTKEWLKYIIFCQYVPRILRIFPLYKEVTRTSGLLTETAWAGAALNLFLYMLASHFVGALWYLISIEREDRCWRDATPSGERVALYCEDNSPINYDLVRLLNTSCPFTNPDDITDPKVFNFGIFIDALESGVVETWDFPEKFFYCFWWGLRNLSSLGQNLKTSTFVGEIIFAIFISIAGLILFSLLIGNMQKYLQSTGVRIEEMRVKRQDAEQWMSHRMLPKSLRERIRRYEQYKWQETRGVVEETLINNLPKDLKRDIKRHLCLALLKKVPMFEKMDERLLDAMCDRLKLALYTDKSYIVREGDPVEEMLFIIRGNLVSTTTNGGRTGFFNAVHLKAGDFCGDDLLTWALDLQSSSNLPISTRTVQALKEVEAFALMADDLKFVASQFRRLHSKQFQHTFKFYSVQWQTWAASFIQAAWRRHCKRKLVKSLREAEDKLQDALAKESGTSPSLGATLYASKFAANALRNLRHSNSQTTRLPQRLPPLLPQKPAEPDFAAEDS comes from the exons ATGAATTTCCGGCGAGACAAATTTGTAAG GTTTCAAGATTGGAGTTCAGATGATGGATCATTTGCAGAGAAAGTTAGACCATCATTCAATGCTGTTATGGGCGGTCTCCGGAGAGGATTTGAGAAAGGTTTTGAAAGGATTAGAAGCTTGAAGAAACCGATAAGCTTTCGTTCTTGGGGTaataaaccaacaaaaaagaGGGCATTGGGTTCCAGGAAGAGTATTCTTAATCCACAGGGGCAATTTCTTCAGAactggaataaaatatttctattATCCTGTACAATTGCTCTGGCCCTGGATCCCTTGTTTTTTTACATCCCCGTGATGGATGGTAAACGGAAATGCCTTAACTTAGATGAAAAATTGGAAATCACTGCTTGCGTCCTCCGAACATTCATGGATGCCTTCTATATACTTCACATAATCTTTCAATTCCGCACTGCGTTTATTGCCCCTTCTTCTCGGGTATTTGGTAGGGGTGAGTTGATTGAGGATCGTTGGGCCATAGCAAAGAGGTACTTGTCCAAGAACTTCATCATCGATATTCTGGCAATTCTTCCATTCCCACAG ATGGTGATCCTAATCATAATTCCCACATTAAAAGGCCCGATTTCATTGGTCACGAAGGAGTGGTTGAAATACATTATTTTCTGCCAATATGTTCCAAGAATCCTTCGAATTTTCCCTCTTTACAAAGAAGTTACAAGAACTTCTGGCTTGCTTACTGAAACAGCATGGGCCGGAGCTGCTTTGAATCTCTTCCTCTACATGCTAGCCAGTCAT TTTGTTGGCGCCTTGTGGTACTTGATCTCAATAGAACGAGAAGACAGGTGCTGGCGCGATGCTACCCCCAGTGGTGAAAGAGTTGCATTGTATTGTGAAGACAATTCACCAATAAACTACGACTTAGTAAGATTGCTGAATACATCATGCCCTTTTACCAACCCTGATGACATAACGGATCCGAAGGTCTTCAACTTCGGGATATTCATCGATGCACTTGAGTCAGGTGTGGTGGAAACCTGGGATTTTCCagaaaaattcttttactGCTTTTGGTGGGGTTTGCGGAATCTAAG TTCTCTGGGCCAAAATCTCAAAACAAGCACTTTTGTTGGGGAGATAATCTTCGCTATCTTCATTTCCATTGCTGGACTGATTCTGTTTTCACTGCTTATTGGCAATATGCAG AAATATCTGCAGTCGACAGGAGTCAGAATAGAGGAAATGAGAGTGAAAAGGCAAGATGCAGAACAATGGATGTCCCATCGAATGCTTCCTAAGAGCCTGAGGGAACGTATCAGGCGTTACGAACAGTATAAATGGCAAGAAACCAGAGGGGTTGTGGAAGAGACTCTGATTAATAACCTTCCTAAAGATCTCAAGAGGGATATAAAGAGGCATCTTTGCTTGGCTCTTCTCAAGAAA GTGCCAATGTTTGAGAAAATGGATGAGCGACTATTAGATGCAATGTGTGATCGTCTCAAGCTGGCGCTTTACACTGACAAGAGCTACATTGTCCGTGAGGGGGATCCCGTAGAGGAGATGCTATTTATCATCCGAGGAAACCTAGTAAGTACGACCACCAATGGTGGAAGAACTGGCTTCTTCAATGCTGTTCATCTCAAGGCCGGTGACTTTTGTGGAGATGATCTTCTTACCTGGGCCTTGGATCTCCAGTCCTCTTCCAATCTACCTATCTCGACTAGAACCGTGCAGGCCCTGAAAGAAGTGGAAGCTTTTGCTTTAATGGCAGATGACTTGAAGTTTGTGGCCTCCCAGTTTCGACGCCTTCACAGCAAGCAGTTCCAGCACACTTTCAA GTTCTACTCGGTGCAGTGGCAGACATGGGCAGCATCTTTTATTCAGGCAGCTTGGCGCCGGCACTGCAAGAGGAAGCTTGTTAAGTCCTTACGTGAAGCAGAGGATAAGCTGCAAGATGCTTTGGCAAAAGAGTCTGGAACCTCGCCAAGCCTTGGTGCCACTCTTTATGCATCAAAATTTGCTGCCAATGCATTACGAAACTTGAGGCACAGCAATTCACAAACTACCAGATTGCCTCAAAGATTACCACCGCTACTGCCTCAAAAGCCGGCAGAGCCTGATTTTGCTGCTGAAGATAGCTAA
- the LOC18613986 gene encoding putative RING-H2 finger protein ATL21A, with amino-acid sequence MDILILFSFLFPLVYAAERCSLTNCGNNEILIRFPFRLESKQPEYCGYPGFNLGCKSQSTIVLKLPYSGEFFVRDINYLNQQIYLYDPDNCLPKRLLSFNLSGSPFVAPFHQNYTFLNCPTQVTKSRFTTIDCLSNSTNSVLATSSISLANSMAESCQIITTLRIPVSWPAQYDEALSSELDEDIELTWHAPQCGDCESEGGICGFKSIGSEEVDCFHLPKSGRSGNGLQVFRIICLSIAVPVLSCAIGIAVFACCLDSRRRNRANSTQQNTGHSAVTPQPTLVVTGLDQSTIESYQKLVLGESRRLPGPNDSTCPICLSEYLSEDTIRCIPECNHCFHAECIDEWLRMNSTCPVCRYSPFPVHAGSHTDTV; translated from the exons ATGGATATCCTCATCCTTTTCTCCTTCCTCTTTCCTCTTGTATACGCAGCAGAACGTTGTTCCCTGACCAATTGCGGCAATAATGAAATTCTTATCCGATTTCCTTTCCGACTAGAAAGCAAGCAGCCTGAATACTGTGGATATCCTGGTTTCAACCTTGGATGCAAGAGTCAGAGTACGATTGTTCTAAAACTTCCTTATTCTGGAGAATTTTTCGTTCGCGACATCAATTATCTCAACCAACAGATATATCTTTATGACCCTGATAACTGCCTTCCCAAGCGACTTCTCAGCTTCAATCTTTCAGGTTCTCCCTTCGTTGCTCCTTTTCATCAGAACTACACCTTCCTCAACTGCCCAACTCAAGTCACAAAGTCTCGCTTCACCACCATTGATTGCCTAAGCAATTCAACGAACTCCGTCTTGGCTACTTCTTCCATAAGTCTGGCGAATTCGATGGCTGAATCATGCCAGATAATCACTACATTGCGGATTCCTGTTTCATGGCCAGCTCAGTATGATGAAGCATTGTCATCTGAGCTTGATGAAGACATTGAGCTAACATGGCATGCACCTCAATGCGGAGATTGTGAGTCAGAAGGCGGCATCTGCGGCTTCAAGAGCATCGGTAGTGAAGAAGTTGACTGTTTCCATCTCCCTAAATCAG GCAGATCGGGAAATGGTCTTCAAGTTTTCAGGATTATCTGCTTGTCAATTGCTGTACCAGTACTCTCATGCGCAATAGGAATCGCCGTCTTTGCGTGCTGCCTCGACAGTCGCCGTCGCAACAGGGCCAATTCCACACAGCAGAACACCGGACATTCTGCGGTGACACCACAACCCACGCTCGTCGTGACAGGGCTGGACCAGTCCACAATCGAATCCTATCAAAAGTTGGTGCTAGGTGAGAGCCGGAGACTCCCTGGCCCAAATGACAGCACTTGCCCCATTTGCTTGTCTGAATACCTTAGCGAAGATACAATCAGGTGCATACCAGAATGCAATCACTGCTTCCATGCAGAGTGCATAGATGAGTGGCTTCGAATGAACAGTACATGCCCGGTGTGCCGATACTCTCCATTCCCAGTACATGCTGGTTCACATACTGACACTGTTTGA